Proteins from one Mesoplodon densirostris isolate mMesDen1 chromosome 1, mMesDen1 primary haplotype, whole genome shotgun sequence genomic window:
- the LOC132484090 gene encoding protein SET: protein MAPKHQSSLPPQAKKPKKPRRTPASRPEETSASPNLPKEEKEQQEAIEHIDEVQNEIDRLNEQASEEILKVEQKYNKLRQPFFQKRSELIAKIPNFWVTTFVNHPQVSALLGEEDEEALHYLTRVEVTEFEDIKSGYRIDFYFDENPYFENKVLSKEFHLNESGDPSSKSTEIKWKSGKDLTKRSSQTQNKASRKRQHEEPESFFTWFTDHSDAGADELGEVIKDDIWPNPLQYYLVPDMDDEEGEGEEDDDDDEEEEGLEDIDEEGDEDEGEEDEDDDEGEEGEEDEGEDD, encoded by the coding sequence ATGGCCCCCAAACACCAGTCTTCACTTCCACCTCAAGCAAAGAAACCGAAGAAACCGAGACGGACTCCTGCCTCCAGGCCAGAGGAAACGTCTGCGTCTCCGAACTtgccaaaggaagaaaaagaacagcaagAAGCAATTGAACATATTGATGAAGTACAAAATGAAATAGACAGACTTAATGAACAAGCCAGTGAGGAGATTTTGAAAGTAGAACAGAAATATAACAAACTCCGCCAACCATTTTTTCAGAAGAGGTCGGAATTGATCGCCAAGATCCCAAATTTTTGGGTAACAACATTTGTTAACCATCCACAAGTGTCTGCACTGCTtggggaggaggatgaagaggCGCTGCATTATTTGACAAGAGTCGAAGTGACAGAATTTGAAGATATTAAATCAGGTTAcagaatagatttttattttgatgaaaacccttactttgaaaataaagttctCTCCAAAGAATTTCATCTGAATGAGAGTGGTGATCCATCTTCAAAGTCCACTGAAATCAAATGGAAATCCGGAAAGGATTTGACAAAACGTTCAAGTCAAACTCAGAATAAAGCCAGCAGGAAGAGACAGCATGAGGAACCAGAAAGCTTCTTCACCTGGTTTACTGATCATTCTGATGCAGGTGCAGATGAGTTAGGAGAGGTCATCAAAGATGATATTTGGCCAAATCCATTACAGTACTACTTGGTTCCGGACATGGATgatgaggaaggggagggagaagaagatgatgatgatgatgaagaagaagaaggattGGAAGATATTGATGAAGAAGGGGATGAGGACGAAGGTGAagaagatgaagatgatgatgagggggaggaaggagaggaagatgaAGGAGAAGACGACTAA